The Sandaracinus amylolyticus genomic interval GGCTGCGCGCCACGTGCGCCTCCTCATGCTCGCGAACGACGTCACGCTGCGGAACCTGGTGCCCGACGAGCTCGCGAAGGGCTTCGGCTTCTTCGGCAGCAAGCCCGCGACCGCGTTCTCGCCCTTCGCGATCACGCCCGACGAGCTCGGCGACGCGTGGAAGGACGGCCGCGTGCACCTGCGCCTGCGCACCTGGCTCGACGGTCGCCTCGTCGGTGATCCCGAGGCGGGCCCGGAGATGCACTTCTCCTTCTACGATCTGATCGCGCACGTCACGAAGACGCGCGCGTTCGGCGCGGGCACGATCCTCGGCAGCGGCACGGTGAGCAACGCCGATCCCGCGCGCGGGATCTCGTGCCTCGCCGAGCGCCGGATGCGCGAGATCCTCGACACGGGCGCGCCGAGCACGCCGTTCCTCACGTACGGCAACCGCGTCGAGATCGAGATGAGCGACGCGTCGGGACGGAGCCTCTTCGGCCGAATCGCACAGACCGTCGTGCCTTTCGAGAAGCGCAGCGACACGCGTCGCACGAAAGTCTGAGCATGAAGCTCTACAACTACTGGCGTTCGTCCGCGTCGTGGCGTGTGCGCACCGCGCTCGCGCTCAAGGGCCTCTCGTACGAGTACGTGCCCGTGCACATCGCGCAGGGCGAGCAGCGCAGCGCGGAGCACCACGCGCGCAACCCGATGGACCAGGTGCCCGCGCTCGAGCTCGAGGTGAACGGCGAGCGCGTCGTCGTCTCGCAGTCGATCGCGATCATCGAGCTGCTCGACGAGCTGCACCCCGAGCCCGCGCTGCTCCCGCGTGATCCGTACCTGCGCTGCCGCGCGCGCGAGCTCGCGGAGATCGTCAACTCGGGCATCCAGCCGCACCAGAACCTCGCCCCGATGGCGCGCATGGACGCGCTCCAGGCGGGCGCGGGGCGCGCGCACGCGCGGCACTTCAACGAGCTCGGCCTGGCCGCGTACGAAGCGCGCGCGAAGGACGTCGCGGGCCGCTTCTCGGTGGGTGACTCGCCGACGATCGCGGACCTCTGCCTGGTGCCCCAGCTCAACGCGGCGCGCCGCTTCGAGGTGCCCGATCTCGAGGCGCGCTTCCCGCTGCTCATCCGCGTCGAGGCCGCGTGCCTCGCGCTCCCCGCGTTCCAGCAAGCGCACCCCGATGCGCAGCAGGACGCCGTCAAGCCCGTTTGAGCTCCAACGATTTTTCCGGAGACCCAATGACCTCGCGTGAGCCCGTCGGAATTCGTCGCCTCGAAGCGATCCACTACTACGTCCACGATCTCGATCGCAGCCGCCGCTTCTACACGGGCGCGCTCGACTTCGCGGAGACGGCGGTGTCCGACGACGCGCTCGCCGCGCGCGGCAAGCAGAAGAGCGTGATCTTCGAGGCAGGCGCGGTGCGCGTGCTCGTCAGCCAGCCGGTCGGCGAAGGCGGGCGCGCGTGGCGCTGGCTGCAGAAGCACCCGGACGGCGTCGGCACGCTGATCTTCGAGGTCGAGGACGCGGCGCACACGCTGCGCGTGCTCGAGTCGCGCGGCGCGACGCCGATCTCCGACGTGATCGAGACGAAGGACGATCTCGGCACGTTCAAGACGTTCTCGATCACCACGCCGTTCGGCGGCAGCACGTTCCGCTTCGTGCAGCGCGATCGCTACGACGGCACGTACCCCGGCATGAAGAAGCACGCGACGCCGCAGGGCGGGAAGAACGCGTTCGGCTTCCTCGGCATCGATCACATCACGTCGAACTTCGAGACGATGTCGCCCGCGCTGCTCTGGATGGAGCACGTGATGGGCTTCGAGCGCTTCTGGGACATCCAGTTCCACACGAATGACGTCGCGGGAGAGCGCGAGAGCGGCTCGGGCCTCAAGTCGACGGTCATGTGGGATCGCAAGAGCGGCGCGAAGTTCGCGAACAACGAGCCCAAGCGCCCGTTCTTCCGCGCGTCGCAGATCAACCTCTTCCACGAGGACCAGAAGGGCGACGGCATCCAGCACGCGGCGCTCGGCGTGAAGGACATCATCCCGGCGGTGCGCGGCCTGCGCGAGCGCGGCGTGCGCTTCATGCCGACGCCCGGGACCTACTACGACATGCTCCCGCAGCGCCTCGAAGAGACCGGCGTGAAGGAGATCGACGAGAAAAGCGACATCCTCCGCGAGCTCGAGATCCTCGTCGACGGCGAGGGCCTCAAGAAGTACCTGCTGCAGATCTTCCTGCAGGA includes:
- the maiA gene encoding maleylacetoacetate isomerase; this encodes MKLYNYWRSSASWRVRTALALKGLSYEYVPVHIAQGEQRSAEHHARNPMDQVPALELEVNGERVVVSQSIAIIELLDELHPEPALLPRDPYLRCRARELAEIVNSGIQPHQNLAPMARMDALQAGAGRAHARHFNELGLAAYEARAKDVAGRFSVGDSPTIADLCLVPQLNAARRFEVPDLEARFPLLIRVEAACLALPAFQQAHPDAQQDAVKPV
- a CDS encoding fumarylacetoacetate hydrolase family protein is translated as MKLATLRNGTRDGALVVVRRDGTRYAPATEIAPTLQRALDEWDAVEPALRAVADRLEHDQIESRPLDVAQLRAPLPRAYEWVDGSAYINHIVLVRKARGAQPPATLETDPLVYQGGSSDFLGPTDDIPLADVAWGCDFESEVCVILGDTPQGTTMEEAARHVRLLMLANDVTLRNLVPDELAKGFGFFGSKPATAFSPFAITPDELGDAWKDGRVHLRLRTWLDGRLVGDPEAGPEMHFSFYDLIAHVTKTRAFGAGTILGSGTVSNADPARGISCLAERRMREILDTGAPSTPFLTYGNRVEIEMSDASGRSLFGRIAQTVVPFEKRSDTRRTKV
- a CDS encoding 4-hydroxyphenylpyruvate dioxygenase family protein, with amino-acid sequence MTSREPVGIRRLEAIHYYVHDLDRSRRFYTGALDFAETAVSDDALAARGKQKSVIFEAGAVRVLVSQPVGEGGRAWRWLQKHPDGVGTLIFEVEDAAHTLRVLESRGATPISDVIETKDDLGTFKTFSITTPFGGSTFRFVQRDRYDGTYPGMKKHATPQGGKNAFGFLGIDHITSNFETMSPALLWMEHVMGFERFWDIQFHTNDVAGERESGSGLKSTVMWDRKSGAKFANNEPKRPFFRASQINLFHEDQKGDGIQHAALGVKDIIPAVRGLRERGVRFMPTPGTYYDMLPQRLEETGVKEIDEKSDILRELEILVDGEGLKKYLLQIFLQDSAGLYGEREAGPFFYEIIQRKGSQGFGGGNFRALFESIERQHKMEGRI